In a genomic window of Halostella litorea:
- a CDS encoding ketopantoate reductase family protein: MDVVVYGAGSLGSLVGGLLAREHDVTLVGRDPHVATVRESGLRVDGAVSGDVRPDATTDGTGLTADLAVVTVKAFDTASAARDLATGDYGAVLSLQNGLGNEAALAEHVDCPVLAGTATYGAVLREPGRVECTGVGELTVGPHEGGDSAAAGRVARAFRRADLRVTVADDMPRRLREKLAVNAGINAVTALARVENGELLDGPASDLARTAARETARVARAEGISLPNRVALAAVEEVATATADNDSSMYQDVRDGHRTEVDAINGSVVDCADEHGIDVPVNRTLTALLRAWERGRDLR, translated from the coding sequence ATGGACGTGGTCGTTTACGGCGCGGGGAGCCTCGGGAGCCTCGTCGGCGGCTTGCTCGCGCGGGAACACGACGTGACGCTCGTGGGCCGCGACCCCCACGTCGCGACCGTTCGGGAGTCGGGGCTGCGTGTCGACGGCGCCGTGTCAGGCGACGTTCGGCCCGACGCGACGACCGACGGGACCGGCCTGACGGCCGACCTCGCCGTGGTGACGGTGAAGGCGTTCGACACCGCGTCCGCCGCCCGGGACCTGGCGACCGGCGACTACGGGGCTGTGCTCTCGCTCCAGAACGGACTGGGCAACGAGGCGGCGCTCGCCGAGCACGTCGACTGTCCCGTCCTCGCGGGCACCGCGACGTACGGTGCGGTCCTCCGGGAGCCGGGCCGCGTCGAGTGCACGGGCGTCGGCGAGCTAACCGTCGGCCCGCACGAGGGCGGCGACTCGGCGGCCGCCGGGCGCGTCGCACGGGCGTTCCGCCGTGCCGACCTGCGCGTCACGGTCGCCGACGACATGCCGCGCCGCCTCCGGGAGAAACTCGCGGTCAACGCCGGGATCAACGCAGTCACGGCGCTGGCTCGCGTCGAGAACGGCGAACTGCTCGACGGGCCTGCAAGCGACCTCGCGCGGACGGCCGCCCGCGAAACCGCCCGGGTTGCTCGCGCGGAGGGGATTTCCCTTCCCAACCGCGTCGCGCTCGCCGCCGTCGAGGAGGTGGCGACCGCGACCGCCGACAACGACTCCTCGATGTATCAGGACGTGCGCGACGGCCACCGCACGGAGGTCGACGCGATAAACGGCTCCGTGGTCGACTGCGCCGACGAACACGGGATCGACGTGCCGGTGAACCGGACGCTGACGGCGCTGTTGCGGGCCTGGGAGCGCGGCCGAGACCTGCGCTAA
- the polC gene encoding DNA polymerase II large subunit, translated as MRPEDERYFERLESGLDDAFGVARAAREQGHDPETEVEIPVAKDMADRVENILGIDGVAERVRELEGEMSREEAALELAEDFAEGRVGDYETKAGKVEGAVRTAVALLTEGVVAAPIEGIDRVELLQNDDGTEFVNVYYAGPIRSAGGTAQALSVLVADYTRALIGVSEYKARDQEVERYAEEVSLYDDETGLQYSPKDKETKFIAEHTPIMLDGEPTGDEEVSGFRDLERVDTNNPRGGMCLVLAEGIALKAPKIQRYTRNLDEVDWPWLQDLIDGTIGKDADDGDADGEAADGDDDEADEGDTADDGADEGDDAPDGPPRVEESWKFLRDLIAGRPVFSHPSETGGFRLRYGRARNHGFATAGVHPATMHLVDDFLATGTQIKTERPGKAAGVVPVDSIEGPTVRLANGDVRRIDDPEEALEVRNGVEKVIDLGEYLVNYGEFVENNHPLAPAAYAFEWWVQEFADTDADVQAMADSVRVDLEDPTPDEAIEWATEYDAPLHPTYTYLWHDLDVGEFEALADAVAAGEVVDGDLLVEHSPATREALEALLVEHRQGSDAIAVPVWRPLVRSLGLTEELGHTWDDLSAAARDWENAVQAVNEVAPFAVRERAPTRIGNRMGRPEKSESRELSPAVHTLFPIGEAGGSQRDVAAAAGHAETMSDTPGEVEVEVGRRECPGCGGETFRPKCPDCGAHTEPHYQCPDCEQDLEPDEAGRVHCSRCEVDGTSVESRVVDVHAEYREALERVGERENAFDILKGVKGLTSTNKTPEAVDKGVLRSKHGVSAFKDGTVRYDMTDLPVTSVRPAELDVTVDQFRQLGYEEDVHGDPLRHADQLVELKVQDVVLSDGAAEHLLKTADFVDDLLSQFYDLDPYYELEERDDLVGELVFGMAPHTSAAVVGRVIGFTSAAVGYAHPFFHASKRRNCFHPETKVWYEDETGEWHYQAIRTLVEDRLDDPNEDDFGTLVQELDGNVRVPSLDGNGETVRRPVEAVSKHPSPDHLVRIETCSGREITVTPDHDVHVFDGEGLAAKRAHEVTSSDSLVSPSQVDVPGSRTRFDLLEEFLANDEVANEALMVKGLEKDALYELFTEILEEDWDGRFYPLKSTAKYLGLTKKELSNYVYRESIPASILVDLLGSPAAVADRVPDGVTLGMKRDSVEIDRCVELDADLATLLGYYAAEGFAREQTTPKGVIHQTTVSGVEAEARDFFIETFRSALGVDAYRENEYKVTVSGRLPRVFFETVLDCGAGAADKRVPQCIFDASDDVVAAYLSGYFSGDGTVEKDCLKVSATTVSRTLKEDVLALLTRLGISARVRTSNPIPLSEKFPEFYESDSPMSSKSYVLHISSTDAVRFAEEVGFHLSRKQNRLRSQVETIEPRGRRVFDGGSGEYLVDEVTDVEYVAADTDYTYCLTVEGTHSLIANDTSQKQCDGDEDCVMLLLDGLLNFSKSYLPDQRGGQMDAPLVMSSRIDPSEIDDEAHNMDVVSQYPKEFYEATREMADPGEVDVEIAEDTLGTDAEYAGFEHTHDTTDLAMGPDLSAYKTLGSMMDKMDAQLELSRKLRAVDETDVAERVIEFHFLPDLIGNLRAFSRQETRCLDCGEKYRRMPLSGDCRECGGDVNLTVHQGSVNKYMDTAIQVAEEYGTRDYTKQRLEVLEKSLESIFENDKNKQTGIADFM; from the coding sequence ATGCGGCCGGAGGACGAACGGTACTTCGAGCGGCTCGAATCGGGGCTCGACGACGCGTTCGGCGTCGCCAGAGCCGCGCGCGAGCAGGGCCACGACCCCGAAACCGAGGTCGAGATCCCGGTCGCCAAGGACATGGCCGACCGCGTCGAGAACATCCTCGGGATCGACGGCGTGGCCGAGCGCGTCCGCGAACTGGAAGGCGAGATGAGCCGCGAGGAGGCGGCGCTCGAACTCGCCGAGGACTTCGCCGAGGGACGGGTCGGCGACTACGAGACGAAGGCGGGCAAGGTCGAGGGCGCGGTCCGCACCGCCGTCGCCCTGCTCACGGAGGGCGTCGTCGCCGCCCCCATCGAGGGGATCGACCGCGTCGAACTGCTCCAGAACGACGACGGGACAGAGTTCGTCAACGTCTACTACGCCGGCCCGATCCGCTCGGCCGGCGGGACCGCACAGGCGCTCTCGGTGCTGGTCGCAGACTACACCCGCGCGCTGATCGGCGTCTCCGAGTACAAGGCCCGCGACCAGGAGGTGGAGCGCTACGCCGAGGAGGTGTCGCTGTACGACGACGAGACGGGCCTCCAGTACTCCCCGAAGGACAAGGAGACGAAGTTCATCGCCGAGCACACCCCCATCATGCTGGACGGGGAGCCGACGGGCGACGAGGAGGTGTCGGGGTTCCGCGACCTGGAGCGGGTCGACACCAACAACCCCCGCGGCGGGATGTGTCTCGTCCTCGCCGAGGGGATCGCCCTGAAGGCCCCGAAGATCCAGCGCTACACCCGGAACCTCGACGAGGTCGACTGGCCCTGGCTCCAGGACCTCATCGACGGCACCATCGGGAAGGACGCCGACGACGGCGACGCGGACGGCGAGGCTGCCGACGGCGACGACGACGAGGCCGACGAGGGCGATACGGCCGACGACGGGGCCGACGAAGGGGACGACGCGCCGGACGGCCCGCCCCGCGTCGAGGAGTCCTGGAAGTTCCTCCGCGACCTCATCGCCGGCCGGCCCGTCTTCTCGCACCCGAGCGAGACCGGCGGCTTCCGCCTGCGCTACGGGCGCGCCCGCAACCACGGGTTCGCGACCGCCGGCGTCCACCCCGCGACGATGCATCTGGTCGACGACTTCCTCGCGACGGGCACGCAGATCAAGACCGAGCGCCCCGGCAAGGCCGCCGGCGTCGTCCCCGTCGACTCCATCGAGGGGCCGACCGTCCGCCTCGCCAACGGCGACGTGCGCCGGATCGACGACCCCGAGGAGGCCCTCGAGGTCCGCAACGGCGTCGAGAAGGTCATCGACCTCGGCGAGTACCTCGTCAACTACGGCGAGTTCGTCGAGAACAACCACCCGCTCGCGCCGGCCGCCTACGCGTTCGAGTGGTGGGTCCAGGAGTTCGCGGACACCGATGCCGACGTGCAGGCGATGGCCGACTCCGTCCGCGTCGACCTCGAAGATCCCACCCCCGACGAAGCGATCGAGTGGGCGACCGAGTACGACGCGCCGCTCCACCCGACGTACACCTACCTCTGGCACGACCTCGACGTCGGGGAGTTCGAGGCGCTCGCCGACGCCGTCGCCGCCGGCGAGGTCGTCGACGGCGACCTGCTGGTCGAGCACTCGCCGGCGACCCGGGAGGCGCTCGAAGCGCTCCTGGTCGAGCACCGGCAGGGTTCCGACGCGATCGCCGTCCCCGTCTGGCGGCCGCTCGTCCGCTCGCTCGGCCTCACGGAGGAGTTAGGGCACACCTGGGACGACCTCTCGGCGGCCGCCCGGGACTGGGAGAACGCGGTGCAGGCCGTCAACGAGGTCGCGCCGTTCGCGGTTCGCGAGCGCGCGCCCACGCGAATCGGGAACCGGATGGGCCGCCCCGAGAAGTCCGAGTCACGCGAACTCAGCCCGGCCGTCCACACGCTGTTTCCCATCGGCGAGGCCGGCGGGAGCCAGCGCGACGTCGCCGCCGCCGCGGGCCACGCCGAGACGATGTCGGACACGCCCGGCGAGGTCGAGGTCGAGGTCGGCCGCCGCGAGTGTCCCGGTTGCGGCGGCGAGACGTTCCGCCCGAAGTGTCCCGACTGCGGCGCGCACACCGAACCGCACTACCAGTGTCCGGACTGCGAGCAGGACCTCGAACCCGACGAGGCCGGGCGCGTCCACTGCTCGCGCTGTGAGGTCGACGGCACCTCCGTCGAGTCCCGCGTCGTCGACGTCCACGCCGAGTACCGCGAGGCCCTGGAGCGCGTCGGCGAGCGCGAGAACGCCTTCGACATCCTCAAAGGCGTCAAGGGGCTGACCTCGACGAACAAGACGCCCGAGGCGGTCGACAAGGGGGTCCTCCGGTCCAAACACGGCGTCTCGGCGTTCAAGGACGGCACCGTCCGGTACGACATGACGGACCTTCCGGTCACCTCCGTCCGACCCGCCGAACTCGACGTCACGGTCGACCAGTTCCGCCAACTGGGGTACGAGGAGGACGTCCACGGCGACCCGCTCCGGCACGCCGACCAGCTGGTCGAACTGAAGGTACAGGACGTCGTCCTCTCGGACGGCGCGGCCGAACACCTGCTCAAGACCGCCGACTTCGTCGACGACCTCCTCTCCCAGTTCTACGACCTCGACCCCTACTACGAACTGGAGGAGCGCGACGACCTCGTCGGCGAACTCGTGTTCGGGATGGCCCCGCACACGAGCGCCGCCGTCGTCGGCCGCGTGATCGGCTTCACGAGCGCGGCTGTGGGGTACGCACATCCGTTCTTCCACGCGTCGAAGCGCCGGAACTGCTTCCACCCGGAGACGAAGGTCTGGTACGAGGACGAAACAGGGGAGTGGCACTACCAAGCGATCCGCACACTCGTGGAGGACCGACTCGACGACCCTAACGAGGATGACTTCGGGACACTCGTACAGGAGTTAGACGGTAATGTGCGCGTCCCGTCGCTAGACGGGAACGGCGAAACCGTCCGAAGGCCGGTAGAGGCGGTTTCGAAACATCCTTCGCCCGATCACTTGGTTAGGATCGAAACCTGCAGTGGGCGTGAGATCACTGTCACCCCGGACCACGACGTTCACGTCTTCGATGGAGAGGGACTCGCGGCAAAGCGGGCCCACGAAGTTACGTCGTCGGACTCGCTGGTGTCACCGTCCCAAGTGGACGTCCCCGGTTCTCGCACCCGATTCGATCTGCTCGAAGAGTTCCTCGCAAACGACGAGGTTGCCAACGAGGCACTCATGGTGAAAGGGTTGGAGAAGGATGCACTCTACGAGCTCTTCACCGAGATACTCGAAGAGGATTGGGACGGACGGTTCTACCCACTAAAGAGCACCGCGAAGTATCTCGGTCTCACGAAGAAGGAACTGAGCAACTACGTCTACCGGGAGAGTATCCCCGCCTCAATCCTCGTTGACCTACTCGGGTCGCCGGCCGCCGTCGCTGATCGTGTTCCGGATGGCGTGACCCTTGGTATGAAACGTGACTCGGTCGAAATCGACAGGTGCGTCGAACTCGACGCGGATCTCGCTACGCTTCTGGGCTACTACGCCGCGGAGGGGTTCGCCCGAGAGCAGACGACACCGAAGGGGGTGATCCACCAGACGACCGTTTCCGGCGTCGAGGCGGAAGCACGCGATTTCTTCATTGAAACGTTCCGGTCCGCGCTCGGCGTCGATGCGTATCGGGAAAACGAGTACAAAGTCACCGTTTCGGGACGGTTGCCGCGAGTGTTCTTCGAGACGGTGCTCGACTGTGGGGCTGGTGCTGCGGACAAACGCGTTCCGCAGTGTATCTTCGATGCCTCCGACGACGTCGTCGCCGCGTATCTCAGCGGGTACTTCAGCGGCGATGGCACCGTCGAAAAAGACTGCTTGAAGGTTTCGGCGACGACAGTTAGTCGGACGCTGAAGGAGGACGTGCTTGCTCTACTCACCCGACTGGGGATCTCGGCACGCGTCAGAACCTCGAATCCGATTCCACTCAGCGAGAAATTCCCCGAGTTCTACGAGTCCGACTCCCCGATGTCGTCCAAGTCGTACGTTCTTCACATCTCCTCGACGGACGCTGTTCGGTTCGCCGAGGAGGTTGGATTCCATCTCTCGCGAAAGCAGAACCGGCTGAGGTCACAGGTCGAAACGATCGAACCACGGGGACGGCGCGTCTTCGACGGGGGAAGCGGCGAGTATCTGGTCGATGAAGTCACCGACGTTGAGTACGTCGCGGCTGACACTGACTACACGTACTGTCTCACCGTCGAAGGGACCCACTCCCTCATAGCGAACGACACCTCCCAAAAGCAGTGTGACGGCGACGAAGACTGCGTGATGCTGCTGCTCGACGGCCTGCTCAACTTCAGCAAGTCGTACCTGCCGGACCAGCGCGGCGGGCAGATGGACGCCCCGCTCGTGATGTCCTCGCGCATCGACCCCTCGGAGATCGACGACGAGGCACACAACATGGACGTCGTCTCGCAGTACCCGAAGGAGTTCTACGAGGCGACCCGCGAGATGGCCGACCCCGGCGAGGTCGACGTGGAGATCGCCGAGGACACGCTCGGCACCGACGCGGAGTACGCCGGGTTCGAACACACCCACGACACGACCGACCTCGCGATGGGGCCGGACCTGTCGGCGTACAAGACGCTCGGCTCGATGATGGACAAGATGGACGCCCAGCTCGAACTGTCGCGGAAGCTCCGGGCGGTCGACGAGACCGACGTGGCCGAGCGCGTCATCGAGTTCCACTTCCTGCCGGACCTCATCGGGAACCTCCGGGCGTTCTCCCGGCAGGAGACGCGCTGTCTCGACTGCGGCGAGAAGTACCGCCGGATGCCGCTGTCGGGCGACTGCCGGGAGTGTGGCGGCGACGTGAACCTCACGGTCCACCAGGGGTCGGTGAACAAGTACATGGACACCGCGATCCAGGTCGCCGAGGAGTACGGCACCCGCGACTACACGAAACAGCGCTTGGAGGTGCTGGAGAAGTCCCTGGAGAGCATCTTCGAGAACGACAAGAACAAGCAGACCGGCATCGCGGACTTCATGTAA
- a CDS encoding DUF7556 family protein, which translates to MATDTSGPDDPADEREVMGAVDGDGGSQEYVIADISEDGAWLSVHVDDAPALPAWR; encoded by the coding sequence ATGGCGACCGATACGTCGGGCCCGGACGACCCTGCCGACGAACGGGAGGTCATGGGTGCCGTCGACGGCGACGGTGGTAGCCAGGAGTACGTCATCGCCGACATCAGCGAGGACGGTGCCTGGCTTTCGGTACACGTCGACGACGCGCCGGCGCTTCCGGCCTGGCGTTAA
- a CDS encoding PPC domain-containing DNA-binding protein, whose protein sequence is MQYREVETTGEYLARLDNGADWREEIEGLAAEVDADAAWFAAMGAVQDAELWFYDQETFEYEPVEFDEHLEVAACVGNVSWLDGERFAHTHAVLSRPDGEALAGHLNAATVFAGEVHMRTFDTTLEREHDGTTDLDLWL, encoded by the coding sequence ATGCAATACCGCGAGGTCGAGACCACGGGGGAGTATCTGGCACGGCTCGACAACGGTGCCGACTGGCGCGAGGAGATAGAGGGGCTCGCGGCCGAGGTCGACGCCGACGCCGCCTGGTTCGCCGCGATGGGGGCGGTCCAGGACGCCGAACTCTGGTTCTACGACCAGGAGACGTTCGAGTACGAACCGGTCGAGTTCGACGAGCACCTGGAGGTCGCCGCCTGCGTCGGCAACGTCTCGTGGCTCGACGGGGAGCGGTTCGCCCACACCCACGCCGTCCTCTCGCGGCCGGACGGCGAGGCGCTGGCGGGCCACCTGAACGCCGCGACCGTCTTCGCCGGCGAGGTCCATATGCGAACGTTCGACACGACCCTGGAGCGGGAGCACGACGGGACGACCGACCTGGACCTCTGGCTATAG
- a CDS encoding sulfatase-like hydrolase/transferase — protein sequence MTTADASGRDVLFVVMDTVRKDHLSVYGYDRPTTPGLEAFAENAAVYEQAVAPAPWTLPVHASLFTGRYPSDHGANQENPYLEGTATLAESLSATHESACYSSNAWITPYTHLTDGFDDQDNFFQVMPGEFLSGPLAKAWKTMNDNERLRKAADWLVSVGNKFHEHFASGEGSDSKTPQVIDRTKEFVDGVDEDENFFAFVNLMDAHLPYHPPEEYKEEFAPGVDSTEVCQNSKEYNCGARDIDDDEWSDIRGLYDAEIRHIDAELRRLFDWLQAEGRWEDTLVVVCADHGELHGEHGLYGHEFCIYDPLVNVPLMVKHPDVDPGRYDEQVELLDLYHTVLDHAGVDPSAPDAVALDDRRSLLSDDYRGFDDGEFAFVEYSRPVVELKQLEEKASAAGITLDEDSRYYSRMRAGRRPDAKYIRNERIDDEAYRIDEDPGETENVAGDDDAVAEVRAALERFEDGVSSPWEGDAAGTDEAVLDDMDEDAKERLQDLGYID from the coding sequence ATGACTACCGCGGACGCGTCCGGCCGGGACGTCCTCTTCGTCGTGATGGATACGGTGCGCAAGGACCACCTGTCCGTGTACGGCTACGACCGGCCGACGACGCCCGGACTCGAAGCGTTCGCCGAGAACGCCGCCGTCTACGAGCAGGCGGTCGCCCCGGCCCCCTGGACCCTCCCCGTGCACGCCTCGCTGTTCACCGGGCGGTATCCGAGCGACCACGGCGCGAACCAGGAGAACCCGTATCTGGAGGGGACGGCGACGCTCGCCGAGTCGCTGTCGGCCACCCACGAGAGCGCCTGCTACTCCTCGAACGCCTGGATCACCCCCTACACCCACCTCACCGACGGGTTCGACGACCAGGACAACTTCTTCCAGGTGATGCCCGGCGAGTTCCTGAGCGGCCCGCTGGCGAAGGCCTGGAAGACGATGAACGACAACGAGCGCCTCCGGAAGGCCGCCGACTGGCTGGTCAGCGTCGGCAACAAGTTCCACGAGCACTTCGCCAGCGGCGAGGGGTCGGATTCGAAGACCCCGCAGGTGATAGACCGCACGAAGGAGTTCGTCGACGGCGTCGACGAGGACGAGAACTTCTTCGCCTTCGTCAACCTGATGGACGCCCACCTGCCGTACCACCCGCCCGAGGAGTACAAGGAGGAGTTCGCGCCCGGCGTCGACTCCACCGAGGTGTGCCAGAACTCCAAGGAGTACAACTGCGGCGCGCGGGACATCGACGACGACGAGTGGTCGGACATCCGTGGGCTGTACGACGCCGAGATCCGCCACATCGACGCCGAACTCCGGCGGCTGTTCGACTGGCTGCAGGCGGAGGGCCGCTGGGAGGACACGCTGGTCGTCGTCTGTGCCGACCACGGCGAACTCCACGGCGAACACGGCCTGTACGGCCACGAGTTCTGCATCTACGACCCGCTGGTCAACGTCCCGCTCATGGTGAAACACCCGGACGTCGACCCCGGGCGGTACGACGAGCAGGTCGAACTCCTCGACCTGTACCACACGGTGCTCGACCACGCGGGCGTCGACCCGAGCGCCCCGGACGCCGTCGCGCTCGACGACCGCCGCTCGCTGCTGTCGGACGACTACCGCGGGTTCGACGACGGGGAGTTCGCCTTCGTCGAGTACTCCCGCCCGGTCGTCGAGTTGAAGCAACTGGAGGAGAAGGCCAGCGCCGCCGGGATCACCCTCGACGAGGACTCCCGGTACTACTCCCGGATGCGCGCCGGGCGGCGACCCGACGCGAAGTACATCCGCAACGAGCGGATCGACGACGAGGCCTACCGGATCGACGAGGACCCCGGCGAGACCGAGAACGTCGCCGGCGACGACGACGCGGTCGCCGAAGTTCGGGCCGCCCTGGAGCGGTTCGAGGACGGCGTCAGCTCCCCGTGGGAGGGCGACGCCGCGGGAACGGACGAGGCCGTCCTGGACGACATGGACGAGGACGCGAAGGAGCGACTGCAGGATCTGGGCTACATCGATTGA
- a CDS encoding helix-turn-helix domain-containing protein — translation MGGRVEISLSCRSLCPVVALSRDADRRNEVLTRCTTAQHGVVEEFTSTASGLDDEDSVEKVFSTGATDVYRLEHDGATPCPRERIESHGCPVANEYIEGDRLHLTLHADDHETVRAVVDDLRSAVDDVRLDRFVSDGSTGWSEPATVDLGRLTDRQRQTVETAFEMGYFGQPKEANASEVASELDIALSTFTEHLAAAQGKLFEELLGR, via the coding sequence ATGGGTGGAAGGGTCGAGATCTCGTTGTCCTGTCGGTCGCTCTGTCCGGTGGTCGCGCTGTCGCGGGACGCCGACCGTCGAAACGAGGTGCTCACTCGGTGTACGACCGCACAGCACGGCGTGGTCGAGGAGTTCACCAGCACGGCGTCCGGCCTCGACGACGAAGACAGCGTCGAGAAGGTCTTCTCGACCGGCGCGACCGACGTCTATCGGCTCGAACACGACGGGGCCACGCCGTGTCCCCGCGAACGGATCGAGAGCCACGGCTGCCCGGTCGCCAACGAGTACATCGAGGGCGACCGACTCCACCTGACGCTGCACGCCGACGACCACGAGACGGTCAGAGCCGTCGTCGACGACCTCCGGTCGGCGGTCGACGACGTTCGGCTCGACCGGTTCGTCTCCGACGGCTCCACCGGCTGGTCGGAGCCCGCCACCGTCGACCTGGGGCGGCTCACCGACCGACAGCGCCAGACGGTCGAGACGGCCTTCGAGATGGGATATTTCGGCCAGCCCAAGGAGGCAAACGCCAGCGAGGTCGCCTCGGAACTCGACATCGCGCTGTCGACGTTCACCGAGCACCTCGCGGCCGCACAGGGAAAGCTCTTCGAGGAACTGCTGGGCAGATAG
- a CDS encoding DUF7130 family rubredoxin-like protein: protein MAGGGETPAAEGEEEAEEEVNRLDIGQTVYDEDGTELGHIRGFDRGGFFVSTRDGVEGLSVEHARSGHEFGEAELMWRCTECGEMGEIDEGLPDRCPGCGSEKEALMYWTED from the coding sequence ATGGCTGGAGGGGGAGAAACACCGGCAGCGGAGGGCGAGGAAGAGGCGGAAGAGGAAGTCAACCGGCTCGACATCGGGCAGACCGTCTACGACGAGGACGGCACGGAGCTCGGCCACATCCGCGGGTTCGACCGCGGCGGGTTCTTCGTGTCGACCCGCGATGGCGTGGAGGGGTTGAGCGTCGAGCACGCGCGCTCGGGCCACGAGTTCGGGGAGGCCGAACTGATGTGGCGCTGTACCGAGTGCGGGGAGATGGGCGAGATCGACGAGGGGCTCCCCGACCGCTGTCCCGGCTGTGGCTCCGAGAAGGAGGCGCTGATGTACTGGACGGAGGACTGA
- a CDS encoding lysylphosphatidylglycerol synthase transmembrane domain-containing protein, with product MTEPTGSVDLSDAFDRRTAVKIAAGFLVAVVLVYLLAVAVGWERTLSRLRAAELRWVAAGCLSTLCCLAAWGKAWQIVLRVGGIDVPYRKLVVTYLAATFANYVTPLGQAGGEPFIAYVLSRDTDANYEQSLASVVTADLLNLLPFFNFAAVGLGYLLFRSQLSETAADLAVGLGALAVGIPVLVVTGWQYRRRVEGVVLRVVRPVARWTDRVTVEGTRTRIERFYDSVGRITSSPRALLTATGFAYVGWAFFALPLYFSGLALDLPVPLLLALFIVPASTLAGMVPTPGGLAAVEGALVGLVVALTALTAADGLAIATVYRVASYWFALGVGGIAAVWVLARV from the coding sequence GTGACCGAACCCACCGGATCCGTCGACCTGTCGGACGCGTTCGACCGCCGGACGGCGGTGAAGATAGCCGCCGGATTCCTCGTGGCCGTCGTGCTCGTCTACCTGCTCGCGGTCGCGGTCGGCTGGGAGCGGACCCTCTCGCGGCTCCGCGCCGCGGAGCTCCGGTGGGTCGCCGCGGGCTGTCTCTCGACGCTTTGCTGTCTCGCCGCCTGGGGGAAAGCCTGGCAGATCGTCCTCCGGGTCGGCGGGATCGACGTGCCATACCGGAAGCTCGTGGTGACCTACCTCGCTGCGACCTTCGCCAACTACGTCACCCCGCTCGGGCAGGCCGGCGGCGAGCCGTTCATCGCCTACGTCCTCTCGCGGGACACCGACGCGAACTACGAGCAGAGCCTCGCGAGCGTCGTCACCGCGGACCTGCTGAACCTGCTCCCGTTCTTCAACTTCGCCGCCGTCGGGCTGGGCTACCTGCTGTTCCGCTCGCAGCTCAGCGAGACCGCAGCGGACCTGGCGGTCGGTCTCGGCGCGCTGGCGGTCGGTATCCCGGTGCTCGTCGTTACAGGCTGGCAGTATCGGCGGCGCGTCGAGGGGGTCGTTCTGCGGGTCGTACGACCGGTCGCCCGGTGGACCGACCGGGTCACGGTCGAGGGGACCAGAACGCGGATCGAGCGCTTCTACGACTCCGTCGGCCGGATCACGTCGTCGCCCCGGGCGCTGCTGACGGCGACGGGCTTCGCGTACGTCGGCTGGGCGTTCTTCGCGCTCCCGCTGTACTTCTCGGGGCTGGCGCTCGACCTGCCGGTTCCGCTGTTGCTGGCCCTCTTTATCGTCCCCGCGAGCACGCTAGCCGGGATGGTGCCCACCCCAGGCGGGTTAGCCGCCGTCGAGGGGGCGCTCGTCGGCCTCGTCGTCGCGCTCACCGCGCTGACGGCCGCCGACGGGCTGGCGATCGCGACCGTCTACCGGGTCGCGAGCTACTGGTTCGCGCTGGGCGTCGGCGGCATCGCCGCGGTCTGGGTGCTCGCCCGCGTTTAG
- a CDS encoding NifU family protein — MSTDTQDGDNLEERVSNFLRRNFPQIQMHGGSAAIQDIDRETGEVSIQLGGACSGCGISPMTIQAIKSRMVKEIPEIEKVHANTGMGGGGGGMEPSFPGETTDDGDDGADEGPQAPF, encoded by the coding sequence ATGAGCACGGACACTCAAGACGGGGACAACCTCGAAGAGCGCGTCAGCAACTTCCTGCGGCGCAACTTCCCCCAGATCCAGATGCACGGCGGCAGCGCGGCCATTCAGGACATCGACCGCGAGACCGGCGAGGTGTCGATCCAGCTCGGCGGCGCGTGTTCCGGCTGTGGCATCTCCCCGATGACGATCCAGGCGATCAAGAGCCGCATGGTCAAGGAGATCCCCGAGATCGAGAAGGTCCACGCCAACACCGGCATGGGCGGCGGTGGCGGCGGCATGGAGCCGTCGTTCCCCGGCGAGACGACCGACGACGGCGACGACGGCGCGGACGAAGGCCCGCAGGCCCCGTTCTGA